In one Pseudomonas tensinigenes genomic region, the following are encoded:
- a CDS encoding ZIP family metal transporter, translated as MPEPLTSSAAPARSWFARFSGSGWGGRVFWSILIGVTIFLLISGYGAFVGANKQNLYFAFIGGMTGFAATAMGAVVAIALRDIAARTQDIMLGFAAGMMLAASSFSLILPGIEAAQALCGNPLLAACVVVAGLGLGVALMVGLDRFVPHEHEKSGRRGPDAQRINRVWLFVLAITLHNLPEGMAIGVSFANGDMKVGLPLTTAIAIQDIPEGLAVALALRVTGISALRAALIAVGSGLMEPIGAIVGLGISSSFALGYPIALGLAAGAMIFVVSHEVIPETHRNGHETPATLGLMLGFGVMMFLDTALG; from the coding sequence ATGCCCGAGCCGTTGACCTCATCAGCCGCACCCGCTCGCTCCTGGTTCGCCCGATTCTCAGGATCCGGGTGGGGCGGGCGCGTCTTCTGGTCAATCCTGATCGGGGTGACAATCTTCCTGCTGATTAGCGGGTATGGCGCCTTCGTCGGGGCCAACAAACAGAATCTGTACTTCGCCTTTATCGGTGGCATGACCGGCTTCGCTGCCACCGCAATGGGCGCTGTCGTAGCGATTGCGTTGCGAGACATCGCCGCCCGAACCCAAGACATCATGCTCGGCTTTGCCGCCGGGATGATGCTGGCCGCCAGTTCGTTTTCGCTGATTCTGCCGGGCATAGAAGCGGCTCAGGCGCTTTGCGGTAACCCGTTGCTCGCAGCTTGCGTCGTCGTTGCAGGATTGGGATTGGGCGTTGCGCTGATGGTCGGCCTTGATCGTTTCGTCCCTCACGAACACGAGAAAAGCGGCCGCCGGGGGCCGGACGCGCAGCGCATCAATCGTGTCTGGTTGTTCGTGCTGGCAATCACACTGCATAACCTGCCGGAAGGCATGGCGATTGGCGTGAGCTTTGCCAACGGCGATATGAAGGTGGGACTGCCGCTGACGACTGCCATCGCCATTCAGGACATTCCCGAAGGTCTGGCAGTCGCCCTGGCATTACGCGTAACCGGTATCTCCGCACTGCGCGCAGCACTGATTGCGGTGGGTTCTGGGTTGATGGAACCGATTGGCGCCATTGTCGGACTGGGTATTTCCAGCAGCTTTGCGTTGGGATATCCCATTGCGCTCGGTCTAGCAGCCGGTGCGATGATTTTTGTGGTGTCCCACGAGGTCATTCCCGAAACCCATCGTAACGGGCATGAGACCCCGGCGACCTTGGGACTGATGCTCGGCTTCGGAGTGATGATGTTCCTCGATACTGCTTTGGGTTAA
- a CDS encoding dihydrodipicolinate synthase family protein, whose product MNFDGIFTPAITPLSADGQIDYSAFSDVLEYLIESKVHGIVIGGSTGEYYAHTAEERVAVAERAKDVIRGRLPLVIGTGGILTEDSVYFAEKAKSLEADAILVGSPPYALPTQKEIAAHVLAVDKAAGLPIMLYNYPSRMGVAMGDEFFEAIAGCKNIAAIKESSGEMSRLHRLAHAHPSIQLSCGWDDQALEFFAWGARSWVCAGSNFIPREHIALYEACVLEKNFDKGRRIMSAMLPLMDFLESGKFVQSIKHGSELSGLRAGGVRAPLQALEPAEKQALESVIKTLQKNVARIVEEA is encoded by the coding sequence ATGAACTTTGACGGAATTTTTACCCCTGCCATTACCCCGTTGTCCGCTGATGGCCAGATCGACTATTCGGCGTTCTCCGACGTGCTCGAATACCTGATCGAGTCCAAGGTTCACGGCATCGTTATTGGCGGCTCCACCGGCGAGTATTACGCGCACACCGCCGAGGAACGCGTGGCCGTCGCCGAGCGCGCCAAAGACGTGATCCGCGGACGTTTGCCTCTGGTCATCGGCACTGGCGGCATTCTTACCGAAGACTCGGTGTACTTCGCCGAAAAAGCCAAGTCACTCGAAGCGGACGCCATTTTGGTCGGTTCGCCACCGTATGCCTTGCCGACGCAAAAGGAAATTGCCGCCCATGTGCTCGCCGTGGACAAGGCGGCCGGGCTGCCGATCATGCTTTACAACTATCCGTCGCGGATGGGCGTGGCGATGGGCGACGAGTTTTTCGAAGCGATTGCCGGCTGCAAGAACATCGCAGCCATCAAGGAAAGCTCGGGGGAGATGAGCCGCCTGCACCGTCTGGCACATGCCCATCCGTCGATCCAGTTGTCCTGTGGCTGGGATGATCAGGCGCTGGAGTTTTTCGCCTGGGGCGCGCGCAGCTGGGTTTGCGCCGGCTCGAACTTCATCCCGCGCGAACACATCGCGCTCTACGAAGCCTGTGTCCTCGAGAAAAATTTCGATAAGGGCCGGCGGATCATGTCGGCGATGTTGCCGTTGATGGATTTCCTCGAGAGCGGCAAGTTCGTGCAGTCGATCAAACATGGCAGCGAACTCAGTGGGCTGCGTGCCGGCGGGGTCCGTGCGCCACTGCAAGCGCTGGAGCCTGCCGAGAAGCAAGCGCTGGAAAGCGTGATCAAAACCCTGCAGAAAAACGTCGCGCGTATCGTCGAGGAGGCTTGA
- a CDS encoding xanthine dehydrogenase family protein molybdopterin-binding subunit, translating to MSESNGLQPSRRAFLRGGALLMAFTLLPVARRVLADTEVDTLGTVVLAPDLPGSLRTNPFLDAWIRIGADGITVYTGKVELGTGVKTALLQIAAERLQVPATSIDLLTADTALTPNEGYTAGSHSIFDSGTALYNAAAQVREMLVEAAARSWQVDAALLSTRDGVIEGPAGQRMSYADAVKHVDVHQYAKAESPAMAAAYFKLIGHSLPRLDIPAKVSGGAAFVQDMRLPGMLHARVIRPPRPGCTLQAFDAASIEALDGVVKVIRDGNYLAVLARDEWQAIKAMRRASEVTQWSEGEAIPEAAEIHGLLKRLPSRRYPIRHDGTPSGAADTRFQARVTKQYLMHGSIGPSCAVAWFKDGNLTVWTHTQGVYPLRAGIAEMLGLPPERVRCIHTEGSGCYGHNGADDAAADAALIALRVPGMPVRVQWMREQENLWEPYSSAMVTEVDAGLSQGRLQDWAYELWTTPHNERIVNAGRLLPTRLLARPFASAPSVPIAQPEGDGDRNAVPLYELNSTRINMTFITEMPFRTSAMRSLGAHINIFAIEASIDELAIRAGIDAVALRLDHLSDPRARAVVERVRDEIGWPQKSNEPGAGIGFAFARYKNIMGYCAIAVKLRVHPQTGEIRIDHVVTAVDVGQIVSPDGLRNQVEGGIVQSASWTLYEKVAYDAGGIRSYDWSGYPILRFTQLPKKVDVHLLDQPGQPFLGAAEIVQGPMAAALGNAVANATGRRWLNLPLTRSNQPA from the coding sequence CCGTCTACACCGGCAAGGTCGAACTGGGCACCGGAGTGAAAACCGCGCTGCTGCAAATCGCCGCCGAGCGTTTGCAGGTGCCGGCTACTTCCATCGACCTGCTCACCGCCGACACCGCGCTGACGCCCAACGAAGGCTACACCGCCGGCAGCCACAGCATTTTCGACAGCGGTACCGCGTTGTATAACGCCGCCGCGCAGGTGCGCGAAATGCTCGTTGAAGCCGCCGCGCGCAGTTGGCAGGTTGATGCAGCGTTGCTGAGCACCCGCGACGGTGTGATCGAAGGCCCGGCTGGTCAGCGGATGAGTTACGCCGACGCGGTCAAACATGTCGATGTGCATCAATATGCCAAGGCTGAGTCACCGGCGATGGCCGCCGCTTATTTCAAACTGATCGGCCATTCGTTGCCGCGCCTCGACATCCCGGCGAAGGTCAGCGGTGGCGCAGCATTCGTCCAGGACATGCGCCTGCCGGGGATGCTGCATGCGCGGGTGATCCGCCCGCCCCGTCCGGGCTGCACGTTGCAGGCATTCGATGCGGCGTCCATCGAGGCGTTGGATGGCGTGGTCAAGGTGATCCGCGACGGCAACTACCTGGCGGTGCTCGCCCGTGACGAGTGGCAAGCGATCAAAGCCATGCGCCGTGCCAGCGAGGTGACGCAATGGAGCGAGGGCGAAGCGATTCCCGAGGCGGCCGAGATTCATGGCCTGCTCAAACGCCTGCCCTCACGGCGCTATCCGATCCGCCACGACGGCACGCCGAGCGGCGCGGCTGACACGCGTTTTCAGGCGCGGGTCACCAAGCAGTATTTGATGCACGGCTCGATCGGCCCGTCTTGCGCGGTGGCCTGGTTCAAGGACGGCAATCTCACCGTCTGGACTCACACCCAAGGTGTTTACCCGCTGCGCGCCGGCATTGCCGAAATGCTCGGCCTGCCACCTGAGCGGGTGCGCTGTATTCATACCGAAGGCTCAGGGTGCTACGGGCATAACGGCGCCGATGATGCCGCCGCCGATGCGGCATTGATCGCGCTGCGCGTGCCCGGTATGCCGGTGCGCGTGCAGTGGATGCGCGAACAGGAAAATCTTTGGGAGCCGTATAGCTCGGCGATGGTCACCGAGGTCGACGCCGGCCTCAGCCAGGGCCGCCTGCAGGACTGGGCCTACGAACTATGGACCACGCCGCACAACGAACGCATCGTCAACGCCGGGCGCCTGTTGCCGACACGCTTGCTCGCGCGGCCCTTCGCCTCGGCGCCCTCCGTGCCGATCGCCCAGCCCGAAGGCGATGGTGATCGCAACGCGGTGCCGCTGTACGAGTTGAACTCAACGCGCATCAACATGACCTTCATCACCGAAATGCCCTTTCGTACCTCGGCCATGCGTTCGCTGGGTGCGCACATCAACATCTTCGCCATCGAGGCGAGTATCGACGAGCTGGCGATCCGGGCCGGCATCGACGCGGTCGCCTTGCGTCTGGACCATCTCAGCGACCCGCGTGCTCGCGCGGTGGTAGAGCGTGTGCGTGATGAGATCGGTTGGCCGCAAAAAAGCAACGAGCCCGGCGCCGGTATCGGTTTCGCCTTTGCCCGCTACAAAAACATCATGGGTTACTGCGCCATCGCGGTGAAACTTCGCGTGCATCCGCAGACCGGCGAGATCCGCATCGATCACGTGGTGACGGCGGTGGATGTCGGCCAGATCGTCAGCCCCGACGGCCTGCGCAATCAGGTCGAGGGCGGCATCGTGCAATCCGCGAGCTGGACCCTGTACGAAAAAGTCGCCTACGACGCCGGGGGCATTCGCAGTTACGACTGGAGCGGTTATCCGATTCTGCGTTTCACACAACTGCCGAAAAAAGTCGATGTGCATTTGCTCGACCAGCCGGGACAACCTTTCCTCGGTGCCGCTGAAATCGTTCAAGGGCCAATGGCCGCCGCTCTTGGCAACGCCGTCGCCAACGCTACGGGCCGGCGCTGGCTGAACCTGCCGCTGACGCGCTCAAACCAACCCGCCTGA
- a CDS encoding aldehyde dehydrogenase — MADLLSKEQYLELAAKLEFRNQAFINGQFCASRSGKTFTTTNPATEQVLTEIAACNADDVDAAVAAAKEAFDDARWHSLAPSARKSVLLRFAQLLEDNAHELAVLESLDSGKPIRECQNIDVPETIHTLRWHAELIDKIYDATAPVGSGAVTMVVREPIGVVGLVLPWNFPLLMLAWKIGPSLAAGCSIVVKPAKETTLSTLRVAELAYQAGIPAGVFNVVPGGGKEAGEPLGRHPDVAMVSFTGSTDTGRLFLKYSSESNLKRIVLECGGKNPAVVMNDVEDIDLVAQHVVNGAFWNMGENCSASSRLIVHADVKDELLQRVQVHLGDWKMGDPLDPENRLGSMISKAHFDKVRSYLDVARDENLHVLVGGKTRQDIFVEPTIVDGVSRDSRLFQEEIFGPVLSVTTFQTVDEAIELANDTAYGLAASAYTGNLRHALKLSRGIRAGIVTVNCFGEGDASTPFGGYKESGFGGRDKSIWAHDQYTEIKTIWIDAS, encoded by the coding sequence ATGGCAGATCTGCTGAGTAAAGAGCAATACCTCGAACTGGCTGCGAAACTCGAATTTCGCAATCAAGCCTTCATCAACGGCCAGTTTTGCGCCTCGCGTTCAGGCAAGACATTCACCACGACCAACCCGGCCACTGAACAGGTACTGACCGAGATTGCCGCGTGCAATGCCGATGATGTCGACGCGGCCGTAGCGGCGGCCAAGGAAGCCTTTGACGACGCACGCTGGCATTCACTGGCGCCGTCCGCTCGCAAGTCCGTGTTGCTGCGCTTTGCCCAATTGCTGGAAGACAACGCCCATGAACTGGCGGTGCTGGAAAGCCTGGACAGTGGCAAGCCGATTCGTGAATGCCAGAACATCGACGTGCCGGAAACGATTCATACGTTGCGCTGGCACGCCGAGCTGATCGACAAGATCTACGACGCTACGGCCCCCGTCGGCTCGGGTGCGGTCACCATGGTGGTGCGCGAACCTATCGGCGTTGTCGGCCTAGTGTTGCCGTGGAACTTCCCGCTGCTGATGCTCGCCTGGAAAATCGGTCCGTCGCTGGCCGCAGGCTGTTCGATCGTGGTCAAACCGGCCAAGGAAACCACCTTGAGCACCTTGCGCGTCGCCGAACTGGCGTATCAGGCGGGGATTCCTGCCGGCGTGTTCAACGTCGTGCCCGGGGGAGGGAAAGAAGCGGGCGAGCCGCTGGGCCGTCACCCGGATGTGGCGATGGTCAGCTTCACCGGATCAACCGATACCGGGCGGCTGTTTCTCAAATATTCCAGCGAGTCGAACCTGAAACGCATCGTGCTGGAATGTGGCGGCAAGAACCCCGCCGTGGTGATGAATGATGTCGAAGACATCGACCTCGTCGCTCAGCACGTGGTGAACGGCGCGTTCTGGAATATGGGTGAAAACTGCTCGGCCTCTTCGCGCCTGATCGTCCACGCCGACGTCAAGGATGAACTGCTGCAGCGTGTGCAGGTTCATTTGGGTGACTGGAAAATGGGTGATCCACTGGATCCTGAAAACCGCCTGGGTTCGATGATCAGCAAAGCGCATTTCGACAAGGTGCGCTCCTACCTTGACGTGGCCCGCGACGAAAACCTGCATGTGCTGGTGGGCGGCAAAACCCGCCAGGATATTTTCGTCGAACCGACTATCGTTGACGGCGTAAGTCGCGATAGCCGTTTGTTCCAGGAAGAGATTTTTGGCCCGGTACTGAGCGTCACCACGTTCCAGACCGTTGACGAAGCCATTGAGCTGGCCAACGACACAGCCTACGGCCTGGCGGCATCGGCTTACACCGGCAACCTGCGCCATGCCCTGAAACTCTCGCGCGGCATCCGTGCCGGGATTGTCACGGTGAATTGCTTCGGTGAAGGCGACGCTTCTACGCCATTCGGCGGCTACAAGGAATCGGGGTTTGGCGGGCGCGACAAGTCGATCTGGGCGCACGATCAATACACTGAAATCAAAACCATCTGGATTGATGCTTCCTGA
- a CDS encoding EamA family transporter, translating into MPRPTAAQTVPPPFPRSLAVIILLCMGCAFAGNHVAARVAFDDGAGVLLAILMRSGGTLLVLAILVLWQRQSLRLPAGAWRWQLLLGLLITAQSLCLYSAVARVPVALALLVANVFPILLALLTWALGGPRPSARTAILMGLILLGLVFVLDVPGRLSTTTDVSAQWLTGVALAFCAASVFACALWITDHKLSQVRGSVRSLLTIFIVFSSVNLAGLTGALPGGLNLPATSTGWLALATLVVLYGTGFIVLFISVPRLDMPRNAPVMNIEPLATLLMGWIVLDQMLSKGQILGGVIVVTGIVLLTYRKSVVKAEVKASA; encoded by the coding sequence ATGCCTCGCCCTACCGCTGCGCAAACCGTACCGCCACCCTTCCCTCGCTCTCTCGCCGTGATCATTCTGTTGTGCATGGGCTGTGCGTTTGCCGGCAATCATGTGGCGGCGCGAGTCGCCTTTGATGATGGTGCGGGTGTGCTGCTGGCGATCTTGATGCGTTCCGGCGGGACTTTGCTGGTGCTCGCCATCCTGGTGCTGTGGCAGAGACAAAGCCTGCGCTTGCCGGCGGGTGCCTGGCGCTGGCAACTGTTGCTGGGGTTGCTGATCACTGCGCAGAGTCTGTGTCTGTATTCCGCTGTCGCGCGGGTGCCGGTGGCGCTGGCCCTGCTGGTGGCGAATGTATTCCCCATTCTGCTGGCATTGCTCACCTGGGCGCTGGGTGGCCCGCGACCGAGCGCACGCACCGCGATATTGATGGGTTTGATTCTATTGGGTCTGGTGTTTGTGCTGGATGTCCCCGGGCGCCTCTCGACCACGACAGACGTCAGTGCGCAATGGCTGACCGGTGTCGCGCTCGCATTCTGCGCCGCCAGCGTGTTCGCCTGCGCGCTGTGGATCACCGACCACAAGTTGTCTCAGGTACGTGGCTCGGTACGCAGTCTGCTGACCATTTTCATCGTGTTCAGCAGCGTCAACCTGGCAGGGCTGACGGGCGCCCTTCCCGGCGGATTGAACCTGCCCGCGACCTCGACCGGATGGCTGGCCCTCGCCACTCTGGTGGTGCTGTACGGCACAGGTTTTATCGTCCTGTTCATTTCGGTGCCTCGCCTCGACATGCCGCGCAACGCGCCGGTCATGAACATCGAGCCATTGGCAACGCTGCTGATGGGCTGGATTGTGCTGGACCAGATGCTCAGTAAAGGACAGATTCTCGGCGGGGTGATCGTGGTCACGGGCATCGTTCTGCTGACTTATCGTAAATCAGTGGTCAAGGCTGAGGTTAAAGCCAGCGCGTGA
- a CDS encoding alkene reductase → MTRRLFQPLALGPYTLAHRVAMAPLTRSRAGQPGDVPTPMNAEYYRQRASAALIITEATQISRQAQGYAWTPGIYSPEQVEAWRDVSAAVHEAGGLIFMQLWHVGRVSHPSFQPDAGLPVAPSALPVPGKTFIVDENGNGVWGDVPVPRALETAEIAGIVEDYRVAARNALQAGMDGVEIHAGNGYLLDQFLNSNSNQRDDAYGGSVENRARFLLEVVAAVAEEVGAERVGVRLTPMGRFMGMGDDTPEATFGHLVEALNQWNLAYLHLVEPAMVGTVKDENFDPRWDVIIAQLRKTWNGVLILAGGYDAQSAEQALIADRADIIAFGRPFLANPDLPRRLHDGLTLNTPDPSSFFGGDQRGYIDYPFHA, encoded by the coding sequence ATGACCCGTCGTCTGTTCCAACCCCTTGCACTCGGTCCTTACACCCTCGCCCATCGCGTGGCGATGGCGCCGTTGACGCGCTCACGTGCCGGCCAACCGGGCGATGTGCCGACGCCGATGAACGCCGAGTACTACCGCCAACGGGCCAGTGCCGCGCTGATCATCACCGAAGCCACGCAAATCTCCCGGCAGGCTCAGGGTTACGCCTGGACGCCGGGCATCTACAGTCCTGAGCAAGTTGAGGCGTGGCGTGACGTCAGCGCCGCGGTGCATGAAGCCGGCGGCCTGATCTTCATGCAGCTGTGGCACGTCGGTCGGGTGTCCCACCCCAGCTTTCAACCTGATGCCGGCCTGCCCGTTGCGCCCAGCGCGCTGCCGGTGCCGGGCAAGACGTTTATCGTCGACGAAAACGGTAACGGTGTCTGGGGTGATGTGCCGGTGCCGCGCGCGCTGGAAACCGCGGAAATCGCCGGCATCGTCGAGGACTACCGCGTGGCCGCGCGCAACGCATTGCAGGCCGGCATGGACGGAGTGGAAATCCATGCCGGCAACGGTTACCTGCTCGACCAGTTTCTAAACAGCAACAGCAACCAGCGTGACGATGCCTATGGCGGCAGCGTGGAAAATCGCGCGCGGTTTCTGCTGGAAGTGGTTGCGGCCGTCGCTGAAGAAGTCGGTGCCGAACGGGTCGGCGTACGCCTGACGCCGATGGGGCGCTTCATGGGCATGGGCGATGACACCCCGGAGGCCACCTTCGGCCACCTCGTCGAAGCGCTCAACCAATGGAATCTGGCCTACCTGCACCTGGTCGAGCCGGCGATGGTCGGCACAGTCAAAGACGAGAACTTCGACCCGCGCTGGGACGTGATCATTGCCCAGTTGCGCAAAACCTGGAACGGCGTGCTGATTCTGGCGGGCGGCTACGATGCGCAATCTGCCGAACAGGCGCTGATTGCCGATCGTGCCGACATCATCGCGTTTGGCCGCCCGTTCCTGGCCAACCCGGACTTGCCGCGTCGGCTGCACGATGGTCTGACGCTCAACACGCCGGATCCGAGCAGCTTTTTCGGCGGGGATCAGCGTGGGTACATCGATTATCCATTTCATGCCTGA